A single window of Malus sylvestris chromosome 5, drMalSylv7.2, whole genome shotgun sequence DNA harbors:
- the LOC126623144 gene encoding uncharacterized protein LOC126623144 has product MNPSLYEAAATGDVSFLEKIRDGRLTADLFHKTPEENNILHIAAEFKQINFIKEVKIHHESPRFWATNKNGETPLHVAARVGCDEVVKFLIDHTISLPIEGVDSEEVPIDGEAYKKLLRMTNLEMDTALHVAVRYNHAGVVKLLMRADPELCCSCYSIKESPLFLAVRAGSTSIADYILNEIPALLSPSFQGTNGVTALHAAATRESFANKGIVQSMVSRNPGIIKEVDEIGWTPLHYASLKGNHKAAELLIQNSNSACYIPDKIGMSALHVAAYAGHTKIIDELIRRCPDICDCVTQKGQTALHAAVLGEKIDVVKYVLKTPKLARLINKADNDGNTPWHLAAIHKNSKIVAILRRDSRLNRTAINKEFLQVSDILLAKNTGRKEIIESRNFFKYHGDIVVPVPHFQQEIKQEFKKFESQEESSTSETLVNTTNTRENLQAYSGPTFNRNDAKLMVATFIATVTFTALINPPGGFKEDGTSVLR; this is encoded by the exons ATGAATCCCTCTCTTTATGAAGCAGCTGCAACTGGCGATGTTAGCTTCTTGGAAAAAATTAGAGACGGTCGTCTAACAGCTGATCTCTTTCATAAAACACCTGAAGAGAACAATATTCTTCACATTGCAGCTGAATTCAAGCAAATAAACTTCATCAAAGAAGTGAAAATACATCACGAATCTCCCCGGTTTTGGGCCACCAACAAGAATGGCGAAACTCCTCTACATGTTGCTGCAAGAGTAGGATGTGATGAAGTAGTAAAGTTCCTCATTGACCACACAATATCGCTACCTATTGAAGGAGTTGATTCAGAAGAGGTACCAATTGACGGTGAGGCTTACAAAAAGCTACTCCGGATGACTAATTTGGAAATGGATACAGCTTTGCATGTTGCTGTTCGATACAATCATGCTGGAGTAGTGAAGCTTTTGATGAGAGCTGATCCTGAATTGTGCTGTTCATGTTACAGCATCAAGGAATCACCCTTGTTCCTCGCTGTTAGAGCCGGGTCTACCAGCATTGCCGATTATATTTTAAACGAGATTCCCGCTCTTTTGTCTCCTTCTTTTCAGGGAACAAATGGTGTGACAGCTTTGCACGCAGCAGCCACCCGAGAATCCTTTGCCAACAAAG GAATTGTGCAATCTATGGTTTCCAGAAATCCTGGGATAATCAAAGAAGTTGATGAAATAGGGTGGACTCCATTACACTACGCATCACTGAAAGGGAACCATAAAGCAGCTGAACTACTGATTCAAAATTCTAACTCTGCTTGTTACATCCCAGACAAAATTGGAATGTCAGCTCTCCACGTCGCGGCATATGCAGGGCATACCAAAATTATTGACGAGTTGATTCGACGTTGTCCTGATATTTGCGATTGTGTCACTCAGAAAGGCCAAACAGCTCTACATGCAGCAGTTTTAGGTGAAAAAATAGATGTTGTGAAGTACGTTTTGAAGACGCCTAAGCTTGCGAGACTTATAAACAAAGCAGATAACGATGGAAACACTCCTTGGCATCTAGCTGCTATTcacaaaaatagtaaaattgtTGCTATTTTAAGGAGAGACAGTAGGTTGAACAGAACTGCTATCAATAAAGAATTTTTGCAAGTTAGCGACATTTTGCTCGCCAAGAACACGGGAAGAAAG GAAATCATAGAAAGTCGCAATTTTTTCAAATACCATGGAGACATTGTCGTTCCCGTGCCACATTTTCAACAAGAAATCAAGCAGGAGTTCAAGAAATTTGAATCCCAAGAGGAGAGCAGTACGTCTGAGACGCTAGTCAATACTACAAATACGAGAGAAAACTTGCAGGCTTATTCGGGTCCGACCTTCAATAGAAATGATGCGAAACTTATGGTAGCGACCTTCATTGCAACCGTTACATTTACAGCCCTTATCAACCCGCCTGGAGGGTTTAAAGAAGATGGAACATCAGTTTTAAGATAA